A window of the Nitrosopumilus ureiphilus genome harbors these coding sequences:
- a CDS encoding DUF2024 family protein, protein MDFHVFDTYIKAKDGHTMHFDVVTDKSDTEKAISFAKEWLEGIGEESAKVSTEECRFCHTQSVPEDMEIEIMTNGYYIQKIDGCPED, encoded by the coding sequence ATGGATTTTCATGTTTTTGATACATATATCAAAGCAAAAGATGGTCATACAATGCATTTTGATGTAGTAACTGACAAAAGCGATACAGAAAAAGCAATTTCTTTTGCAAAAGAATGGCTAGAAGGAATCGGAGAAGAATCAGCAAAGGTAAGCACAGAAGAATGTAGATTTTGTCACACACAATCAGTTCCAGAAGATATGGAAATTGAGATTATGACTAATGGTTACTATATTCAAAAAATAGACGGATGCCCAGAAGACTAA
- the thsB gene encoding thermosome subunit beta, producing MASIQQGPNGPVLVLKESALQQKGKDAQQNNIAAAKLVAELVKSSLGPRGLDKMLVDSLGDVTITNDGATILKEIDVQHPAAKMIVEISKTVDNEVGDGTTSSVVFAGALLARAEDLLKKDVHSSTIVDGFQAAADKTLEIYSELAKKVLPDDKESLIKIATTSMQSKLISEDSDILSKIVVNAILSIATKKGDAYSVDLENIKVEKKSGGSIQDTQIVQGIVLDKEIVHSGMPTKIENAHIALINSALEIEKTEMSSEIRITDPTQMQMFLEEENRMIKSMVDKLHDIGANVLICQKGIDDIAQHYLAKYGIMAVRRVKESDMIKLSKATGGRVISNLDDLSENDLGSAKLAHQKKVESDKWVFIEGCKHPQSVTLLIRGGSQRVIDEVDRSIHDSLMVVKDVIQKPEIVAGGGAPEAYAASLLKDWADNFDGKEQLAIKKYAEALEVIPLTIAENAGMDPIDTMANLRAKQNQGRKWTGIDARNTQITDMMAINVIEPIVVKEQIIKSATEAACMILRIDDVIATSGAPGGGMH from the coding sequence ATGGCATCAATTCAACAAGGACCAAATGGACCCGTTTTAGTTCTCAAAGAAAGTGCGCTACAGCAAAAAGGTAAAGATGCACAGCAGAACAATATTGCTGCAGCAAAGTTAGTTGCCGAGTTAGTAAAAAGCAGTCTTGGACCTCGAGGCCTTGATAAAATGTTAGTTGATTCCCTAGGTGATGTTACTATTACTAATGATGGTGCTACTATTTTAAAAGAAATTGATGTTCAGCATCCAGCAGCAAAAATGATAGTTGAAATATCTAAAACAGTCGATAATGAGGTAGGTGACGGTACAACTTCCTCAGTTGTTTTCGCAGGTGCCCTGTTGGCCCGTGCAGAAGATCTTCTAAAAAAAGATGTTCATTCATCAACTATTGTAGATGGTTTTCAAGCAGCTGCAGACAAAACTCTTGAAATTTACTCTGAATTAGCAAAGAAAGTTCTTCCTGATGATAAAGAATCTCTTATAAAAATTGCAACAACAAGCATGCAATCAAAATTAATCTCTGAAGATAGTGACATACTATCAAAAATTGTAGTTAACGCAATTCTTAGTATTGCTACTAAGAAAGGTGATGCGTATTCTGTCGATCTTGAAAACATTAAGGTTGAAAAGAAATCAGGCGGTTCAATTCAGGACACACAAATTGTACAAGGAATTGTTTTAGATAAAGAAATTGTTCATAGTGGAATGCCTACAAAAATCGAAAATGCACATATTGCATTAATTAATTCAGCATTAGAAATTGAAAAAACTGAAATGAGTTCTGAGATTAGAATTACTGACCCAACTCAAATGCAAATGTTCCTAGAAGAAGAAAATAGAATGATAAAGTCTATGGTTGATAAATTACACGATATTGGTGCTAATGTTTTGATTTGTCAAAAAGGAATTGATGACATTGCACAACACTATCTTGCAAAATATGGTATTATGGCAGTTCGCCGTGTTAAAGAAAGTGATATGATTAAACTATCTAAAGCAACAGGTGGTAGAGTAATTAGTAATCTTGATGATCTTTCAGAAAATGATTTAGGTTCTGCAAAATTAGCTCATCAAAAGAAAGTTGAATCTGACAAATGGGTATTCATAGAAGGTTGCAAACATCCACAATCTGTTACCCTGTTAATTCGCGGTGGCTCTCAAAGAGTAATTGATGAAGTTGATCGTTCTATTCATGATTCTTTAATGGTAGTCAAAGATGTAATTCAAAAACCTGAAATTGTTGCAGGTGGAGGTGCACCTGAGGCCTACGCGGCATCATTACTCAAAGATTGGGCCGACAATTTTGATGGAAAAGAGCAACTGGCTATCAAAAAATATGCAGAAGCTTTGGAAGTAATTCCATTAACTATTGCTGAAAATGCAGGAATGGATCCAATTGATACTATGGCAAATCTACGAGCAAAACAAAATCAAGGCCGCAAATGGACTGGAATAGATGCTAGAAATACACAGATTACTGATATGATGGCAATTAATGTTATAGAACCAATCGTAGTTAAAGAGCAAATAATCAAATCAGCTACTGAGGCAGCATGCATGATTCTTAGAATCGATGATGTAATTGCTACATCTGGTGCCCCAGGTGGCGGCATGCATTAA
- the pheA gene encoding prephenate dehydratase, producing the protein MIQVSFQGERGAYSEAAARAFFNKEIDTIPLATFAEVLENTSMNKTEYAILPIENSLEGSVGESYDLLYLTDLNAIGEIYHRIEHCLIGIGTLDEIDTVYSHPQALGQCRKFIEEHNMKTIPAYDTAGSVKIVKELNNRNCASIASKDAAEIYQMPIVSNNIANNLNNYTRFLILSKTNSSKTGNDKTSIIFSIKHEPGSLFRIIENFHKKNVNLTKIESRPTKTNTWEYNFYVDFEGHKEDSKILEMLEKIKQDTLFLKILGSYPSAKLS; encoded by the coding sequence ATGATTCAGGTTTCGTTCCAAGGTGAACGAGGGGCATATAGTGAAGCTGCTGCAAGAGCATTTTTTAACAAAGAAATTGACACCATTCCGCTAGCTACATTTGCCGAAGTATTAGAAAATACATCTATGAATAAAACAGAATATGCAATTTTACCCATAGAGAATTCACTAGAAGGGAGTGTGGGGGAAAGTTATGATTTATTGTATTTAACAGATCTAAATGCAATAGGAGAGATTTATCATAGAATAGAGCACTGTTTAATTGGAATTGGTACATTAGATGAAATTGATACAGTTTATTCACATCCACAAGCTTTAGGTCAGTGTAGAAAATTTATCGAAGAGCACAATATGAAAACAATTCCAGCATATGATACTGCTGGAAGTGTAAAAATTGTTAAAGAATTAAACAATAGAAATTGTGCATCCATTGCTAGCAAGGATGCAGCAGAAATTTATCAAATGCCCATTGTTTCAAACAATATTGCAAATAATCTAAATAATTATACCAGATTTTTAATCTTGTCAAAAACAAATAGTTCCAAAACAGGCAATGACAAGACATCAATAATTTTTTCTATAAAGCATGAGCCAGGCTCATTATTTAGAATCATAGAGAATTTTCACAAAAAAAATGTCAATCTCACAAAGATTGAATCAAGACCAACAAAAACAAACACATGGGAATATAATTTCTATGTAGATTTTGAAGGACATAAGGAGGATTCAAAGATTTTAGAAATGCTCGAAAAGATAAAACAAGATACTCTGTTTCTGAAAATTTTAGGTTCTTATCCTTCTGCAAAACTAAGCTAA
- the guaB gene encoding IMP dehydrogenase, protein MEFKEGLTFDDVLLVPKYSDITSRSQTDLTTKLSRNISINIPFVSANMDTVTESTMAVVMARAGGIGIIHRFLTIEEQAHEVLKVKRSGSIMIENPYSITSDKSVQDAIDYANDMEISGLLVVDSNSKLIGIITERDLLFADPKLRIEDIMTKDVVTAKFGVSLDESKEILHKHRIEKLPIIDDSGLIKGLITSKDITNNADFPNASKDKKGSPLVGAAVGVKGDFLERSESLLEAGADVLVVDIAHGHSENAMSTIRNIKKAFPNCELIAGNIATAQGAEDLIKAGVDAVKVGVGSGSICITRVITGSGVPQLTAVMDCAKVGKEYGIPIISDGGTRTSGDATKALASGASSVMIGSMLGGTDESPGTVLTKNGKRFKVYRGMASLAASIGRKSKETGLISLDDDLNDYVAEGVEAMVPYKGTVTDILKQLTGGVRSGLSYCGAHTITQMQENAEFIKMSRAGFAESQPHDVSLM, encoded by the coding sequence TTGGAATTCAAAGAAGGATTAACTTTTGACGACGTTCTTCTTGTACCCAAATATTCAGATATTACAAGTAGGAGTCAAACCGATCTAACTACAAAATTATCTCGAAATATCTCAATTAACATTCCTTTTGTGAGTGCAAATATGGATACAGTAACAGAGTCTACCATGGCTGTAGTCATGGCTCGTGCTGGTGGTATTGGAATAATTCACAGATTTTTGACAATTGAAGAACAAGCACACGAAGTTCTCAAAGTAAAACGTTCAGGAAGTATAATGATTGAAAACCCATATTCTATTACTTCTGACAAGAGTGTTCAAGATGCTATTGATTATGCCAATGACATGGAAATTTCTGGTCTTTTAGTAGTTGACTCAAATTCTAAACTAATAGGAATCATAACTGAGCGAGATCTACTATTTGCTGATCCTAAACTTCGAATTGAGGATATTATGACTAAAGATGTTGTAACTGCAAAATTTGGCGTTTCTCTAGATGAGTCTAAAGAAATTCTGCATAAACATAGAATTGAAAAATTACCAATAATTGATGATTCAGGACTTATCAAAGGATTGATTACAAGTAAAGACATTACAAATAATGCGGATTTTCCAAACGCATCAAAAGATAAGAAAGGTAGTCCATTAGTTGGGGCAGCAGTTGGTGTAAAAGGTGACTTTTTAGAAAGAAGTGAATCTCTTTTAGAAGCAGGTGCAGATGTACTTGTCGTAGATATTGCACACGGTCATAGTGAAAATGCAATGAGTACAATTCGTAACATCAAAAAAGCATTTCCAAACTGTGAACTAATTGCAGGAAACATTGCAACTGCTCAAGGTGCTGAAGATTTAATCAAAGCAGGAGTTGATGCAGTAAAGGTTGGTGTAGGCTCTGGCTCTATTTGTATTACTAGAGTTATTACTGGTTCGGGTGTTCCACAATTGACTGCAGTGATGGATTGCGCAAAAGTTGGAAAGGAATACGGCATTCCAATAATTTCTGATGGTGGTACACGAACTTCTGGTGATGCAACAAAGGCATTAGCTTCTGGTGCTTCATCTGTAATGATTGGTAGCATGCTAGGAGGTACTGATGAATCACCTGGCACAGTTTTGACTAAAAATGGAAAACGTTTCAAAGTTTATCGTGGAATGGCTTCTTTAGCTGCATCAATTGGTAGAAAATCCAAAGAAACAGGATTAATCTCACTTGATGATGATCTTAATGATTATGTCGCAGAAGGAGTTGAAGCCATGGTCCCTTACAAAGGCACCGTTACTGATATTCTCAAGCAACTGACTGGTGGAGTACGTTCTGGTTTGAGTTATTGTGGTGCACATACAATTACACAAATGCAAGAAAATGCAGAATTTATCAAAATGTCAAGAGCTGGATTTGCAGAAAGTCAACCTCATGATGTTTCTTTGATGTAG
- a CDS encoding 6-hydroxymethylpterin diphosphokinase MptE-like protein gives MMVLGWKKKYSDILKEFNYSEKKDIESAIQLNSLLKKSNTIQKIIPLIEGKTVFVIGSGPSLSTAIPILRKYKIPTKIAADSALKPLVENGIIPDIIITDLDGDESTLKKIAKTESIFVVHAHGDNIGKLQLAKKFKNCIGTTQSKPFSKIQNFGGFTDGDRGVFLANHFKAKKIILFGMDFGNRIGKFSNTKKIERKTKMMKLKKGESLLEWLSTITKSKLFTTSKSIKGFKKISYKELDIIIT, from the coding sequence ATGATGGTCTTGGGTTGGAAAAAAAAATACTCTGATATTTTAAAAGAATTCAACTATAGCGAAAAAAAGGATATAGAGTCGGCTATTCAGTTAAACTCACTTTTAAAAAAATCAAACACTATACAAAAAATAATCCCCTTAATTGAAGGAAAAACTGTTTTTGTTATTGGTTCAGGTCCATCATTATCAACTGCAATTCCAATATTAAGAAAATACAAAATACCAACAAAAATTGCCGCAGATAGTGCACTTAAACCACTTGTAGAAAATGGAATTATTCCAGACATCATAATTACGGATTTAGATGGAGATGAAAGTACGTTAAAAAAAATTGCAAAAACAGAATCAATATTTGTTGTACATGCACATGGTGATAATATCGGAAAACTGCAATTGGCAAAGAAATTTAAAAATTGTATTGGAACAACACAATCAAAGCCATTTAGCAAGATTCAAAATTTTGGAGGATTTACTGATGGAGATAGAGGGGTTTTTCTTGCCAATCATTTTAAGGCAAAAAAAATTATTTTATTTGGAATGGATTTTGGGAATAGAATTGGTAAATTCTCAAATACAAAAAAAATAGAAAGGAAAACAAAAATGATGAAATTAAAAAAAGGGGAATCTCTTTTAGAATGGTTATCAACTATCACAAAATCAAAATTATTTACCACATCAAAGTCAATTAAAGGATTTAAAAAAATATCATACAAAGAACTTGATATTATAATTACCTAG
- the folP gene encoding dihydropteroate synthase: MAKIASVGVGGKNPVRIMGILNTSPESFYKKSVHTSTIQIKNSVKEMENNGADFIDVGGMSTAPYLSTMVSEKIESKRILSAIKIIQNVSNLPISVDTCRAKVAKDALENGVEIINDISGLKYDKEMQKVVSEFSPSLILCAYDFKTVLGNHVTAIKKLFRESLKIAKNSHVSSEKIVLDPAIGFFRKTGQGPFLTKIKSDWVKRDLTVIQNLNSLKQNFPILISVSNKSFLGNILGKENPPDRLFGSIAAEAISVINGADIIRTHNVQATKDAITVASKLSKQHKGL; this comes from the coding sequence GTGGCAAAAATTGCAAGTGTAGGCGTAGGTGGAAAAAATCCTGTACGTATAATGGGAATTTTAAACACAAGCCCTGAATCGTTTTACAAAAAATCAGTTCATACAAGTACTATTCAGATAAAAAACTCAGTAAAAGAGATGGAAAATAATGGTGCTGATTTTATTGATGTCGGTGGTATGTCCACTGCACCATATCTATCTACTATGGTATCTGAAAAAATTGAGTCAAAAAGAATTCTTTCTGCAATTAAAATAATTCAAAATGTTTCTAATCTTCCAATCTCTGTTGATACATGTAGGGCTAAAGTAGCAAAAGATGCTTTGGAAAATGGTGTCGAAATAATTAATGACATTTCAGGATTAAAGTATGATAAAGAAATGCAAAAAGTCGTATCAGAGTTTTCACCATCTTTAATTTTATGTGCATATGACTTCAAAACAGTTTTGGGCAATCATGTCACAGCAATAAAAAAACTTTTTAGAGAAAGCTTGAAAATTGCCAAAAATTCTCATGTCTCATCTGAGAAAATTGTTTTAGATCCTGCTATTGGATTTTTTAGAAAAACAGGACAAGGACCGTTTCTTACCAAAATTAAATCAGATTGGGTAAAAAGGGATCTAACAGTTATTCAAAACTTGAACTCTCTAAAACAAAATTTCCCTATTTTGATTTCAGTCTCTAACAAATCTTTTCTGGGAAATATTTTGGGAAAAGAAAATCCTCCTGATCGATTATTTGGTTCCATTGCAGCAGAGGCTATCTCTGTAATTAATGGGGCTGACATTATTCGTACCCATAATGTGCAGGCAACTAAAGATGCAATAACTGTAGCATCTAAATTATCAAAACAACACAAAGGCTTATAA
- a CDS encoding adenine deaminase — MGDKKADLILKNCNLLSVYTREILPKIQIAIIHDRIAYVGPDASHTLGPKTTVIDVKDKYVSPGFADPHLHIDQFVLPSEFVKKALLCGVTSLFSDPIDIVSVAGYRGFQEFLKLGEDLPIRIFQVVPGGLPVDVKFSNSNSLTLSQEKSAVKHPHVLGLGEVFSWTKVTLREPKTMKSISSMLERDCIINGHTAGASEKKLNAYVSSGILSCHEPINFDQVLERLRLGMWIMIREGSIRRDLKEIIPHVLSHGTYLNRLMFCSDGLDPLDIAKFGHIDHCVRESIQLGLKPIDAISMASKNNFDYYNMGKDLGGIAPGKLADILIFDDLKSIKPNKVFVGGKLVVANGKIVTSIKKKTISPWFKKTVKLKKFSKNDFLIKSKKKDVLANTIFMQTEIITKIGSTELHSKEGQISASLDSDIWKVAAFDRIHGTNQHSIGFLENFGTDIGAFASTWSFHENDMIVIGSDDSDMAIASNHIIKNQGGLVVVKSGKILASLPLQFAGIISTDSFEKVSSNFEKINNTIVDLGCRFSRPHLIPLFLPFLALPSVRILSGGIVDVKKRSYIQPIN, encoded by the coding sequence ATGGGTGACAAAAAAGCCGATCTTATTTTAAAAAATTGCAATTTATTGTCAGTCTACACCCGAGAAATACTCCCAAAAATTCAGATTGCAATAATTCATGATAGAATTGCATATGTTGGTCCTGATGCTTCACATACACTAGGTCCAAAAACAACTGTCATCGACGTAAAAGACAAATATGTTTCTCCAGGATTTGCAGATCCTCACTTACATATTGATCAATTTGTATTACCGTCTGAATTTGTAAAAAAGGCGCTTCTTTGTGGTGTTACTTCTTTGTTTTCAGATCCAATTGATATTGTAAGTGTTGCAGGTTACAGAGGTTTTCAAGAGTTTCTTAAACTTGGAGAAGATTTACCAATAAGAATTTTCCAAGTTGTACCTGGAGGTCTTCCTGTTGATGTAAAATTTAGTAACAGCAACTCACTTACATTGTCACAAGAAAAATCTGCAGTAAAGCATCCACATGTTCTTGGTTTGGGTGAAGTTTTTTCATGGACCAAAGTAACTCTTCGTGAACCCAAAACAATGAAATCTATTTCATCTATGCTAGAACGTGATTGTATAATTAATGGCCATACTGCTGGAGCAAGTGAAAAAAAACTTAATGCATATGTTTCCTCTGGCATACTCTCATGTCACGAACCAATCAATTTTGATCAAGTATTAGAAAGATTACGTCTTGGAATGTGGATTATGATAAGAGAAGGATCCATAAGGCGAGATTTGAAAGAAATCATCCCACATGTTTTATCTCATGGCACATATCTTAATCGTTTAATGTTTTGTTCTGATGGTCTTGATCCACTTGATATTGCAAAATTTGGTCACATTGATCATTGTGTTAGAGAATCAATACAGCTTGGCCTCAAACCAATAGATGCTATTTCTATGGCATCAAAAAATAATTTTGATTATTATAACATGGGAAAAGATCTTGGTGGAATAGCACCTGGAAAATTAGCAGATATCCTAATCTTTGATGATCTAAAATCAATAAAGCCAAACAAAGTCTTTGTGGGGGGAAAACTGGTTGTAGCTAATGGAAAAATTGTCACATCTATCAAGAAAAAAACAATATCTCCTTGGTTCAAAAAAACTGTTAAACTAAAAAAATTCTCAAAAAATGATTTTCTTATTAAATCAAAAAAGAAAGACGTCCTTGCAAATACTATTTTTATGCAAACTGAAATTATTACCAAAATAGGTTCTACCGAACTTCATTCAAAGGAAGGTCAAATCTCTGCCTCTTTAGATTCTGATATCTGGAAAGTCGCTGCCTTTGATAGAATTCATGGTACAAATCAGCATTCTATTGGATTTCTTGAAAATTTTGGAACTGATATAGGCGCATTTGCATCCACTTGGAGTTTTCATGAAAATGATATGATTGTAATTGGTTCTGATGATTCTGATATGGCTATTGCATCAAACCATATCATTAAAAATCAAGGTGGACTAGTTGTAGTAAAGTCTGGTAAGATTCTTGCATCTTTGCCTTTACAATTTGCAGGAATTATTTCTACAGATTCTTTTGAGAAAGTTTCATCAAATTTTGAAAAAATCAATAATACAATTGTTGATTTAGGATGTAGGTTCTCTAGACCCCATCTGATTCCGTTATTTTTACCCTTCTTGGCTTTACCTTCTGTTAGAATTCTCTCAGGTGGAATTGTTGATGTGAAAAAACGAAGTTACATTCAACCGATCAACTAA
- the guaA gene encoding glutamine-hydrolyzing GMP synthase, with amino-acid sequence MDKIVVLDFGSQYSHLICRRIREFSVYAELVPYDISYEELQKLNPKGIIFSGGPSSVYSSDAPVPENKIFEMNLPLLGICYGHQLIVNKYGGKVKRANKEYGSSLLTIDNDKDLLNGIGESVRAWMSHGDEAEQIPPGFQVIGHTKGAKAAAIASEDKSIYGIQFHPEVVHTEQGTEILKNFVLKVCGANQDWTMEGFIDTAVEKISKIEGNVLCGVSGGIDSTVVALLIHKAIGDRLKCVFVNNGLLRLNEEKEIEEMFKDNFKVDFTSIDATDQFLGKLKGIEDPEKKRMIVGEEFIHVFTEFAKKNGPFKWLAQGTLYPDIIESGVSKGPAAVIKSHHNVGGLPDWLNLEILEPLRELYKDEVRKIAKILAVPEKLFMRHPFPGPGLAVRIIGEVTPTKLKIAKVASRIVEDELLEANLYDKVWQAYAAVGDDRAVGVVGDERRYGNIVMIRVVDSIDAMTADWTRLPHGLLEKMSNRITNEIEDVTWVTYTISSKPPATIEPQ; translated from the coding sequence ATGGATAAAATTGTAGTTTTAGATTTTGGTTCACAATATAGCCATTTGATTTGCAGAAGAATTAGAGAATTTTCAGTTTATGCAGAACTTGTACCGTATGATATTAGTTATGAGGAATTACAAAAACTTAATCCAAAGGGAATAATCTTTTCAGGAGGTCCATCAAGTGTTTATAGTTCAGATGCTCCAGTTCCCGAAAATAAAATCTTTGAAATGAATTTACCACTGCTTGGAATTTGTTATGGACACCAACTAATTGTAAACAAGTACGGTGGTAAAGTAAAAAGAGCAAACAAAGAATACGGATCATCGTTACTTACAATTGATAATGATAAAGATCTTCTAAATGGAATTGGAGAATCAGTTAGAGCATGGATGAGTCATGGTGATGAAGCAGAACAGATTCCGCCTGGATTTCAGGTGATTGGACATACTAAAGGCGCAAAAGCTGCGGCAATAGCATCAGAAGACAAATCAATTTACGGAATTCAATTTCATCCCGAAGTAGTACATACAGAACAAGGTACGGAAATTCTTAAGAATTTTGTTTTGAAAGTTTGTGGCGCAAATCAAGATTGGACTATGGAGGGATTCATAGATACTGCAGTAGAGAAAATTTCTAAAATTGAAGGAAATGTACTATGTGGAGTTAGTGGAGGTATAGATTCCACAGTAGTTGCACTACTTATTCACAAAGCAATAGGAGATAGACTAAAGTGTGTTTTTGTAAATAATGGACTATTACGACTAAATGAAGAAAAAGAGATTGAGGAGATGTTCAAAGATAATTTCAAAGTAGATTTCACTTCAATTGATGCTACAGATCAATTTCTTGGAAAACTCAAAGGAATAGAAGATCCAGAAAAGAAAAGAATGATTGTAGGGGAAGAATTTATTCATGTTTTTACAGAGTTTGCAAAAAAAAATGGACCCTTCAAATGGTTGGCTCAAGGCACATTATATCCAGATATTATTGAAAGTGGAGTCTCAAAGGGACCTGCAGCAGTAATAAAATCTCACCACAATGTAGGTGGATTACCAGATTGGCTCAATTTAGAAATTTTAGAGCCATTAAGAGAATTGTATAAAGATGAAGTAAGAAAAATTGCAAAAATCCTTGCAGTTCCAGAAAAACTTTTCATGAGACATCCATTTCCTGGTCCAGGACTAGCTGTTAGAATAATTGGAGAAGTTACTCCAACTAAACTAAAAATTGCAAAAGTAGCAAGTAGAATTGTTGAGGACGAATTACTAGAGGCTAACTTGTATGATAAAGTGTGGCAAGCTTATGCTGCTGTAGGTGACGATAGAGCAGTAGGAGTTGTTGGCGATGAGCGAAGATATGGCAACATCGTAATGATTAGAGTGGTAGATTCAATTGATGCGATGACAGCAGATTGGACTAGACTCCCACATGGTCTTTTAGAAAAGATGAGTAATAGAATAACAAATGAGATTGAAGATGTTACTTGGGTAACATATACAATTTCAAGTAAACCACCAGCGACAATTGAACCTCAGTAG
- a CDS encoding 50S ribosomal protein L44e, producing the protein MNIPKVIRKYCAKCKTHTEQKVSIYKAGKRRGSARGERRHAERKKGYGGQKFPKLAKPAKVTKKVTPIMTCTVCKKKYNKVGVRIKKFELVAA; encoded by the coding sequence ATGAACATTCCTAAGGTGATCAGAAAGTATTGTGCAAAATGTAAAACACATACAGAACAAAAGGTCTCCATTTACAAAGCTGGAAAAAGACGTGGCTCTGCTAGAGGTGAACGCCGACACGCAGAGCGTAAAAAGGGATATGGCGGACAGAAATTTCCAAAATTAGCAAAACCAGCCAAAGTTACAAAGAAAGTTACTCCTATTATGACATGTACTGTTTGTAAAAAGAAATACAATAAAGTGGGCGTTAGAATTAAGAAATTTGAGTTGGTGGCAGCATGA
- a CDS encoding ROK family protein, whose protein sequence is MYKLGVDLGGTKTEAILLDDKLNVLERKRVPTPKNDYEEIINNISSLVLELSENISDFSIGVCTPGAISNQTGLIKNSNTQCLIGKSIKKDLENKIGKKILIENDANCFTMAEAKMGAAMDYGLVFGVIIGTGVGGGIVIDKKLHSGRTNIAGEWGHHVLHRNGNSCYCGKTGCVETYISGPSLERQWTKQTGKSLTLTEILSNIDNEIGKKWKDEFLENFGYALANVIDILDPDAIVIGGGLSNIDFLYTEGKKSVYAKVFSNLVDTPILKNKLGDSAGVYGAALLT, encoded by the coding sequence ATGTACAAACTTGGTGTAGATTTAGGTGGCACTAAAACAGAAGCAATCTTACTTGATGACAAACTCAATGTTTTAGAAAGAAAAAGAGTCCCAACACCAAAAAATGATTATGAAGAAATAATCAACAATATCTCATCCTTAGTTTTAGAACTATCTGAAAACATTTCTGATTTTTCTATTGGTGTTTGTACACCTGGTGCTATTTCTAATCAAACTGGATTAATTAAAAACAGTAATACTCAATGTTTGATAGGGAAATCCATAAAAAAAGATCTAGAAAATAAGATCGGAAAAAAAATTTTGATTGAAAATGATGCTAATTGTTTTACTATGGCAGAAGCTAAAATGGGTGCTGCTATGGATTATGGTTTAGTTTTTGGTGTAATTATCGGTACAGGTGTTGGTGGTGGTATTGTAATTGATAAAAAACTTCATTCTGGTAGAACTAATATTGCTGGAGAATGGGGGCATCATGTCTTACATCGTAATGGAAATTCATGTTATTGTGGAAAAACTGGTTGTGTTGAGACTTACATCAGTGGTCCATCCTTAGAAAGACAATGGACAAAACAAACTGGCAAATCTCTGACTCTAACTGAGATTCTTTCAAATATTGATAATGAAATTGGAAAGAAATGGAAAGATGAATTTCTAGAAAATTTTGGGTATGCTCTTGCTAATGTTATTGACATTTTAGATCCAGATGCAATTGTTATTGGTGGTGGTTTGTCAAATATTGATTTTTTATACACTGAAGGAAAGAAATCAGTTTATGCTAAAGTATTTTCAAATTTAGTCGATACGCCGATTTTGAAAAACAAATTGGGTGATTCTGCAGGCGTCTATGGTGCTGCCCTCTTAACTTAG
- a CDS encoding exosome complex RNA-binding protein Csl4, whose product MSENATFPGDKIASIEEYEAGHNTFDDGDMVRAATVGEKDIDKETRTANIKHPKLLSIPQVGDIIIGTVAAVMSSMIAVSIDYINGKPTTSKVECVCSTRNLRIRNVALVNDIVKLKILNHLNGTIHAAINEPDLGILFTKCRKCGGKVVPMRDAIKCTECAWIDERKLSSDFGNSDFIKLRE is encoded by the coding sequence ATGTCTGAAAACGCAACATTTCCAGGGGACAAAATAGCTTCTATTGAAGAATACGAGGCTGGGCACAACACCTTTGATGATGGAGACATGGTCAGAGCAGCAACTGTAGGCGAGAAAGACATTGACAAGGAAACGCGTACTGCCAACATTAAGCATCCAAAACTTCTATCAATTCCTCAAGTAGGGGACATCATTATTGGAACAGTTGCAGCAGTAATGTCATCTATGATTGCAGTTTCAATTGATTACATTAATGGAAAACCAACTACATCAAAAGTAGAATGTGTTTGTTCAACGCGAAACTTGAGAATAAGAAATGTGGCTCTGGTTAATGACATAGTAAAATTAAAAATTCTGAATCATCTTAATGGTACAATTCATGCAGCAATTAATGAACCAGATTTGGGAATTCTATTCACAAAATGTAGAAAATGTGGAGGAAAAGTTGTTCCAATGCGTGATGCTATAAAATGTACAGAATGTGCATGGATTGATGAGAGAAAACTTTCTTCTGATTTTGGCAATAGTGATTTCATAAAGTTGAGAGAGTAA